A window from Nothobranchius furzeri strain GRZ-AD chromosome 17, NfurGRZ-RIMD1, whole genome shotgun sequence encodes these proteins:
- the si:ch211-102c2.8 gene encoding centromere-associated protein E isoform X2, with product MAGRDETWSDAEDTGSLSVFRWDHCDLLLDAVDIQLDQLQIQPPTENNHIKPATLRWSKDTRLGSTTQTNDTSMSCLELIHTPMMRTTPGDVSISVSAQENQITAGSSVCHDEIKKKLKGSSSVEEEVESEGDLVTWRLQRLLGDVCQEGTAGETHSASDSICTEDFFWCFREEMVDLSLSEMGPDGKTEISESDTNLSSQNRQVAQCEVNVSQVREGAQRHGSCSKFSCRTEVITDHENVSSDSDVDAVCTEQVKQHVHKWTGPFITDLNDFDTTTQDETERLSALVRSSSSGRTDEAQSNGTKTSRKEASTPGRTSEKTDWKEMKFTSQRVVQHLSAGRAQIEEKKALESLLGEGRTERESISNQLQKQRESCLQIQKASPHKQILDEECKNKKQNKVVTSEMAPQLDCTQTELFVEQRRAREKTESLQQRLEETCEELHGASEAESSLGNGCLRTQKEREKLKRELQNLKPPNHTELKGAQEQTLSEKTVLQQEVQLAVRESDRLWAMLEDKTSAHERFRAETEQQLRLWAQQLAAELKHLHLLVEHNRDLPQSFTVAEAVAHLRTTREQLQHFVRRLHQQLDSQKQMNEQLRKEKEQELRVQRQQLRAEKDQALNSMRRQLIREHVEELSCLKWAHVSETGGVAACLRRQLQDKDLELRQVQRSMAEWRRRTAARLASQFEHQLTAELERCKVALMRSRRASKTLEARPRGGTHSSKETVCSHRIHAVNSAAAHISTDVVSLKLLRHLQGKVKQLRVETQAFLWSPNPPDPPVALSVSEVKTLLRLRGKPREMED from the exons ATGGCTGGGCGTGATGAAACATGGAGCGATGCAGAAGACACTGGCT CTCTGAGTGTGTTCAGATGGGACCACTGCGATCTCCTCCTGGATGCAGTGGATATTCAGCTTGACCAGCTGCAG ATCCAACCTCCCACAGAAAACaatcacatcaaaccag CTACACTTAGATGGAGCAAAGACACAAGACTTGGAAGCACGACTCAAACAAATGACACCTCCATGTCTTGTCTTGAGTTAATCCACACGCCGATGATGAGGACAACACCTGGTGATGTTTCAATATCTGTATCCGCACAAGAAAATC AAATCACAGCGGGCTCTTCTGTCTGTCACGATGAAATCAAAAAGAAGCTAAAAGGAAGCTCAAGTGTTGAAGAGGAAGTTGAATCAGAAGGGGATCTGGTCACCTGGCGGCTCCAGAGGCTTCTTGGAGACGTCTGTCAGGAAGGAACTGCTGGAGAAACACATTCTGCTTCAGACAGCATCTGCACAGAGGACTTTTTCTGGTGCTTCAGAGAGGAGATGGTGGATCTGTCTCTGTCAGAAATGGGACCTGATGGAAAGACAGAAATTTCTGAGAGCGACACTAATCTGAGTAGTCAGAACCGACAAGTCGCTCAGTGTGAAGTAAACGTGTCACAAGTCAGAGAAGGAGCACAGAGACATGGAAGCTGCAGTAAGT TCTCTTGCAGAACGGAGGTCATAACCGACCATGAAAATGTATCTTCTGACAGTGACGTTGATGCAGTTTGCACTGAGCAAGTAAAACAGCACGTccacaagtggacag GACCCTTCATCACTGATCTGAATGACTTTGACACAACCACACAAGATGAGACTGAACGTCTGTCTGCATTAG TGAGAAGCTCCTCCAGTGGGCGTACAGATGAAGCTCAGAGTAACGGGACAAAAACCAGCAG GAAGGAAGCATCCACACCTGGGAGGACATCAGAGAAGACGGACTggaaggagatgaag TTTACATCCCAGCGTGTCGTTCAGCACCTGAGTGCAGGAAGAGCACAGATAGAGGAGAAGAAGGCTTTGGAGTCTCTTCTGGGGGAAGGCAGGACAGAGAGAGAGTCCATCAG caaccagctgcagaagcaaAGAGAGTCCTGTCTTCAGATTCAAAAAGCATCTCCACATAAACAGATTCTAGACGAGGAATGCAAGAACAAG AAACAGAATAAAGTTGTGACGTCAGAGATGGCGCCTCAGCTGGATTGTACCCAAACAGAACTATTTGTGGAGCAGCGACGTGCACGAGAGAAGACTGAATCCCTGCAGCAG AGACTGGAGGAGACTTGTGAGGAGCTTCACGGAGCCTCAGAGGCAGAGAGCTCACTGGGAAATGGATGTCTGCGTACTCAG aaagaaagagaaaagctGAAGAGGGAGCTGCAGAATCTGAAACCCCCAAACCACACAGAGCTGAAGGGGGCCCAGGAACAAACTCTG AGTGAGAAAACGGTGCTGCAGCAGGAAGTTCAGCTggctgtgagggagagcgacaggCTCTGGGCGATGCTGGAGGATAAAACAAGCGCCCACGAGAGATTCAGAGCTGAGACGGAGCAGCAGCTCCGACTCTGGGCCCAGCAGCTGGCAGCAGAGCTCAAACATCTGCACCTGTTAGTAGAGCACAACAGAGACCTGCCTCAGAG CTTTACTGTTGCTGAAGCTGTTGCACACCTGAGAACAACACGTGAGCAGCTGCAGCACTTCGTTAGGCGACTTCATCAACAGCTGGATTCACAGAAACAAATGAATGAGCAGCTCAGAAAGGAGAAG GAGCAAGAACTGAGGGTCCAAAGGCAACAGCTGAGAGCAGAGAAAGACCAAGCTCTGAACTCTATGAGGAGACAACTCATCCGG GAGCATGTTGAGGAATTGAGCTGTCTGAAATGGGCTCATGTGAGTGAGACGGGAGGAGTGGCAGCTTGTCTCCGCAGGCAGCTGCAAGACAAAGATCTGGAGCTCAGGCAGGTCCAGAGAAGCATGGCTGAGTGGAGACGGCGAACCGCCGCTCGTCTGGCGTCACAGTTTGAACATCAGTTGACAGCTGAACTAGAAAG GTGCAAGGTGGCGCTGATGAGGAGCAG AAGAGCATCAAAGACTCTAGAGGCGAGGCCCAGAGGAGGGACACACAGTTCAAAG GAAACTGTTTGCTCCCACCGGATCCACGCGGTGAACTCTGCAGCCGCTCACATCTCCACAGACGTGGTGTCATTAAAGCTTCTACGTCACCTGCAGGGCAAAGTGAAACAGCTACGGGTGGAGACCCAGGCCTTCTTGTGGAGCCCAAATCCACCAGACCCACCAGTGGCTCTatctgtgagtga GGTGAAGACGTTGCTGAGATTAAGAGGCAAACCTCGTGAAATGGAAGATTAA
- the si:ch211-102c2.8 gene encoding centromere-associated protein E isoform X3 yields MAGRDETWSDAEDTGSLSVFRWDHCDLLLDAVDIQLDQLQIQPPTENNHIKPATLRWSKDTRLGSTTQTNDTSMSCLELIHTPMMRTTPGDVSISVSAQENQITAGSSVCHDEIKKKLKGSSSVEEEVESEGDLVTWRLQRLLGDVCQEGTAGETHSASDSICTEDFFWCFREEMVDLSLSEMGPDGKTEISESDTNLSSQNRQVAQCEVNVSQVREGAQRHGSCISCRTEVITDHENVSSDSDVDAVCTEQVKQHVHKWTGPFITDLNDFDTTTQDETERLSALVRSSSSGRTDEAQSNGTKTSRKEASTPGRTSEKTDWKEMKFTSQRVVQHLSAGRAQIEEKKALESLLGEGRTERESISNQLQKQRESCLQIQKASPHKQILDEECKNKKQNKVVTSEMAPQLDCTQTELFVEQRRAREKTESLQQRLEETCEELHGASEAESSLGNGCLRTQKEREKLKRELQNLKPPNHTELKGAQEQTLQSEKTVLQQEVQLAVRESDRLWAMLEDKTSAHERFRAETEQQLRLWAQQLAAELKHLHLLVEHNRDLPQSFTVAEAVAHLRTTREQLQHFVRRLHQQLDSQKQMNEQLRKEKEQELRVQRQQLRAEKDQALNSMRRQLIREHVEELSCLKWAHVSETGGVAACLRRQLQDKDLELRQVQRSMAEWRRRTAARLASQFEHQLTAELERCKVALMRSRRASKTLEARPRGGTHSSKETVCSHRIHAVNSAAAHISTDVVSLKLLRHLQGKVKQLRVETQAFLWSPNPPDPPVALSVSEVKTLLRLRGKPREMED; encoded by the exons ATGGCTGGGCGTGATGAAACATGGAGCGATGCAGAAGACACTGGCT CTCTGAGTGTGTTCAGATGGGACCACTGCGATCTCCTCCTGGATGCAGTGGATATTCAGCTTGACCAGCTGCAG ATCCAACCTCCCACAGAAAACaatcacatcaaaccag CTACACTTAGATGGAGCAAAGACACAAGACTTGGAAGCACGACTCAAACAAATGACACCTCCATGTCTTGTCTTGAGTTAATCCACACGCCGATGATGAGGACAACACCTGGTGATGTTTCAATATCTGTATCCGCACAAGAAAATC AAATCACAGCGGGCTCTTCTGTCTGTCACGATGAAATCAAAAAGAAGCTAAAAGGAAGCTCAAGTGTTGAAGAGGAAGTTGAATCAGAAGGGGATCTGGTCACCTGGCGGCTCCAGAGGCTTCTTGGAGACGTCTGTCAGGAAGGAACTGCTGGAGAAACACATTCTGCTTCAGACAGCATCTGCACAGAGGACTTTTTCTGGTGCTTCAGAGAGGAGATGGTGGATCTGTCTCTGTCAGAAATGGGACCTGATGGAAAGACAGAAATTTCTGAGAGCGACACTAATCTGAGTAGTCAGAACCGACAAGTCGCTCAGTGTGAAGTAAACGTGTCACAAGTCAGAGAAGGAGCACAGAGACATGGAAGCTGCA TCTCTTGCAGAACGGAGGTCATAACCGACCATGAAAATGTATCTTCTGACAGTGACGTTGATGCAGTTTGCACTGAGCAAGTAAAACAGCACGTccacaagtggacag GACCCTTCATCACTGATCTGAATGACTTTGACACAACCACACAAGATGAGACTGAACGTCTGTCTGCATTAG TGAGAAGCTCCTCCAGTGGGCGTACAGATGAAGCTCAGAGTAACGGGACAAAAACCAGCAG GAAGGAAGCATCCACACCTGGGAGGACATCAGAGAAGACGGACTggaaggagatgaag TTTACATCCCAGCGTGTCGTTCAGCACCTGAGTGCAGGAAGAGCACAGATAGAGGAGAAGAAGGCTTTGGAGTCTCTTCTGGGGGAAGGCAGGACAGAGAGAGAGTCCATCAG caaccagctgcagaagcaaAGAGAGTCCTGTCTTCAGATTCAAAAAGCATCTCCACATAAACAGATTCTAGACGAGGAATGCAAGAACAAG AAACAGAATAAAGTTGTGACGTCAGAGATGGCGCCTCAGCTGGATTGTACCCAAACAGAACTATTTGTGGAGCAGCGACGTGCACGAGAGAAGACTGAATCCCTGCAGCAG AGACTGGAGGAGACTTGTGAGGAGCTTCACGGAGCCTCAGAGGCAGAGAGCTCACTGGGAAATGGATGTCTGCGTACTCAG aaagaaagagaaaagctGAAGAGGGAGCTGCAGAATCTGAAACCCCCAAACCACACAGAGCTGAAGGGGGCCCAGGAACAAACTCTG CAGAGTGAGAAAACGGTGCTGCAGCAGGAAGTTCAGCTggctgtgagggagagcgacaggCTCTGGGCGATGCTGGAGGATAAAACAAGCGCCCACGAGAGATTCAGAGCTGAGACGGAGCAGCAGCTCCGACTCTGGGCCCAGCAGCTGGCAGCAGAGCTCAAACATCTGCACCTGTTAGTAGAGCACAACAGAGACCTGCCTCAGAG CTTTACTGTTGCTGAAGCTGTTGCACACCTGAGAACAACACGTGAGCAGCTGCAGCACTTCGTTAGGCGACTTCATCAACAGCTGGATTCACAGAAACAAATGAATGAGCAGCTCAGAAAGGAGAAG GAGCAAGAACTGAGGGTCCAAAGGCAACAGCTGAGAGCAGAGAAAGACCAAGCTCTGAACTCTATGAGGAGACAACTCATCCGG GAGCATGTTGAGGAATTGAGCTGTCTGAAATGGGCTCATGTGAGTGAGACGGGAGGAGTGGCAGCTTGTCTCCGCAGGCAGCTGCAAGACAAAGATCTGGAGCTCAGGCAGGTCCAGAGAAGCATGGCTGAGTGGAGACGGCGAACCGCCGCTCGTCTGGCGTCACAGTTTGAACATCAGTTGACAGCTGAACTAGAAAG GTGCAAGGTGGCGCTGATGAGGAGCAG AAGAGCATCAAAGACTCTAGAGGCGAGGCCCAGAGGAGGGACACACAGTTCAAAG GAAACTGTTTGCTCCCACCGGATCCACGCGGTGAACTCTGCAGCCGCTCACATCTCCACAGACGTGGTGTCATTAAAGCTTCTACGTCACCTGCAGGGCAAAGTGAAACAGCTACGGGTGGAGACCCAGGCCTTCTTGTGGAGCCCAAATCCACCAGACCCACCAGTGGCTCTatctgtgagtga GGTGAAGACGTTGCTGAGATTAAGAGGCAAACCTCGTGAAATGGAAGATTAA